The genomic region GTTTCTTCTCCAAACCCATTTGACTACAGATATTATACATCAAACAAGCTCTTTTTTTCCactgctttgcatgatgtattgttgtctctaccttcttgcctttgtgctgttgtctgtgcccgaTAATGTTTGTggcatgttttgtgctgctaccatgttgttgtcatgttgtgttgctaccatgctgtgttgtgtgTTGcttccatgctatgttgttgtcttaggtctctctttatgtagggttgtggtgtctctcttgtcgtgatgtgtgttttgtcctatatttttatctttaatcccagcccccgtccccgcaggaggccttttgccaggccgttattgtaaataagaatatgttcttaactgacttgcctagttaaatacattttaaataacattttaaatTAAAACAAACTAAGCCAGAAGTTGAAGAAAATGATGGAGGCTGGCATATTGAGGTCGTGTTTCCGTAGTGGTGGTGATCTGTCTTCATTGTTGACTCTGCAAACACTAGGTGAAGTTAGGTGAGCCAAATATCATGCTATTGTTTGTTTTATTGTATCAGTATAACACACACAACTAAGCACTTGAAAATAACTTTTGAAAATGTCAATGGAACATAAAGAATAACTTATTGTTGCTGATGAGTGACAGGAACACTCAGAGTAGTGATGTTATATCGCATTCACATGCTAGtcagaactaggaaactctgaaatgtcaattgaatgtggcacgtgtataactacaaccagttagcaagttggATCTTTCTGAGTTTCCTACTTCCCTCTAGCACATAAACGCTGCATTAGGCATTCAAAGAAATGCTGCTCAGGGAGAGGGTCAGCATTGAGAGGTTGACAGCTCTCTTATCCCATGGGACCACAGTTATAGAGTCCTTGAACAACTCTCCTGACAATCTGCCTTTCTCATTCCACTGAATCCCTCTGCAGCAACTCAGTCCTGGAGACACCCCACAAACTCTGAAAAACATGAGCATTTTAACTGGGATCAGTCGCTGCACTAAGTCGTCTACACTGGGGTGGTGCGTATTCATAGAAATCATTTCAGACAGAGAAAAACTCCAAACCATGAACCCTGGGGCAGAGGGGGACATAACACTGCAGTCCCCAGTCAACCTTTCTccactattctctctctccctctaacacacacggTAGTGATGCACAGTCCTGCGCAGCTCTGCAGTATAGGCGCTGCTGCTGATTCCTGCCTCTCCACTGCCAGAGGCTCACAATGCAGCAAGGTGACTCAATGTTATCGTCCTCTCCTAGGAGGCAGCAGTTCCGGCTGAATCAGTGCTAGCTGAAGGGGCTCTGCAGCAAATGCAATAAAGATCTTACAGGCAATCTGATATATCACACCAAGATGGCATTTCACTCCTCAGGCACTAAAACCATGCCCCTGTCCAACACAGATACTGATACACCAAGATATACTGATACAAAATCAATACAATGTGTGACACCTTCATTACCCGTTATTCTTTTAGCAGAATAAATCTAGCCTCAGTAATGCATGTTAATTCTCCAGAAAAAAAAGATCACAGAACAGCACACCCCTTAATAATGCTTCTATTTATAGGCTCCTGCTTTCAAGGAACTTTAGGAACCATATTGGTAATATGATCTTAGACAATGTTTTCTTTGATTACTGACAGCCAAAATGTACAGATATCTAAACCAGAGGCTTTCAAATATTTACAATGATTAATGACAAATTAAAGATGGATATCTTTTGATGTCACATAAGCAGAGACTAGTCTAATCATATGAATAATACTTCAAGGGGAAGGGGAGATGACTCATGACATAGAATAAAAGTTGGTGATGTTGAAGTGAATCATCTTCTGGCAGGTGTATGGTTCCATCTGGATGAAGAGTAAGTATCACTTCCAGGTCCTGCACTCGGTCTCCCCAGAGGGGCCAAGTGAGCAGGACTGCTGGGTGAGAGGTTAGGCTCCATTAATCAGACTCCTGCTTCCTATCAGTCTTAAAGATTGTGGGTTTACGAGACTGCTAGTGATGAAGAGTAGTCTTTGTGGCCTGTGGTGCGTTAACTTTTACTTAATATCAGAACCACCAAACCATGATAAATGTACCAGTTGCATGTGCAAAAATATGCCTGCTGAATTCAACCGCTTCAAACATGTACCATCAAAAGGAGTAAGTTCAGGCATTTAGCCTTTAAAGGCATACCTTCGGTTCAGTGTAATTTAAGTTAAATGCTGCCCTCTTGTGGTAAAATTGTACATAATGACTGAACACTTCAATACAGTAGCATTTCTCCATCATTAAACCATCAATACATTAATTTAGCTTCTAAATGTCACAGAACAAAGGTTTCTCATTGATTGCATGTGAAGGCCCAGCGTTAGATCACGTCTCCAACTTTTTTTTCCTCCTGCTATGAGTCAGAGTTGGGAGGAAGCCTGGAGAGCACAGCAGTCTACACCACCGCACCAGGTTGCCTAGGAACCAGAGCCTCTGCATCCAATTATATAGAACACATTTAACAAGGTAACAATGAATCTACGCCTAAGTATTTATATAATTCAAATTACTTTGAAATACTAAGGAAATGTTTATTAAATTAAAACATCAATACAATTAGTTAGCCATTTATGCAATAAGGCATGTTAGTTACTCTGGGGATTTTTCCAACCACAACAAAACTATAAttgcaacaattttaaagatcTTAGAGGCAGTTCAtaggaaataagtcaattgaaattcattaggccctaatctatgaatttcacatgccCAGGTTAAGGCATGgccccacccacttgggagccaaatCTAGCCAATCAGAAGGAGTTTCTTCCCACAAAAGGGTTTTAGTAGcctgaaatactcctcagcacccgcCCCAGACAATCGCACCTGTTACTCAGCCAGATGTCAAATTCCTGGGCTTGTGTGCTTACATGTGGCCTGAGGTTGTGAGGACGTTGGTtgtactgccaaattatctaaaCCAGAGTTGCctcatggtagagaaattaacattaaattctcacACCAGCTCTATTGAACATTCCTGTAGTAAGCATGCCAGTTGTACACTCCCTCAAGTTGAGACACCTGTGGCATTGTATTGACAAAACCGCACATTTATTGGGTCCTTTTGTCCCCaaaacaaggtgcacctgtgtattcatgatgtttaatcagctccttgataggtcacacctttcaggtggatggattgtcttgcaAAGGAGAAATGATAACAGGGATGTTATCACAAAAttgagaaataagcattttgtgcctatggaacatttctgggatcttttatttcagctcatgaatcaAGAACCCAACACTTTAGATGTTTATATTTTTCACTATAAGTACTAACATGTGTACTTTCACCACCCTTTATAGAACTCCACCTCAAACAAAAACACAGCAGACAAGATCCTTCCAAATGGATCTTTATTGGTGAAAATGACTCTTATGCCACCAGAGCAGAAGCAGTAGAGGATTCGCTGTGGATCAAGAGGGAAAAGGGATTAGTACTGTAAAGTTCTGTAATCAACTAAAAAGTTGATCACCAATTTTAACAACTAACAATAGAAGCAGTCTGGTGATCAACCAGTAAACATTTTTTAGTATATATTCTCAGCCTGCTCGACTGCTAATTACCCAGTTTAGGTAATGCCTCTGGCAGTTGGTAAGAATAAACTAAAACCACTGAGTGGCAGGGAGATGTATGAAGGGGACTGGCAGGTTGGCACAGAACAGCCACTCTGCTAATATACCTCCAAGGTTTATCTAGCACATAAGAAATATCTCAGCTCTTACAAGGGAAGAACAGGACAATGAAGTGTGCCATTTAGTGAACTAACAAACTGAAAATATTAATAGAGTAGGTACTATGCCTTCATGCTGACTTGCTCTCCCAAAAGTCAATAAAGCAGTGAAGAGGTAATACGTACTACTTCCAGTTGGGAGCAAGAACTCTCTTGGTCTTGTAGTAACGGGCCAATCTGTGGATTCTGCTTTCAGTGAGAATCAGACGGAACTTGGCATCCTTGTCCTGcaagaaaaaaacaacaactataGTTTAACAGCCCTTCAACATAGTCAAAAATCTCAAACGGTCAATGGCAAATGCAGGTATTACAATTTTGAGTTAACATGTGCACTACATGGTTTGCCTCCCCAGTCATGGCCCAGAGGCTCTGGGAAGACATAGGAATATGCAGGACGCCGTCCCCACCAGCCCAAAGGCTGGGAACAGGCTTGCTGTACAATGTTGTGGAACGGGACTGTACATCATGGCACTGTACAGTGCTACGCTTCCATAAGCCACTTAGACGGAGCCATGCAAGAGCAACCTCACCAGCTGTCCACATTGAGCATCAATCAATACATTTTTACAGCGAGGCACAATTTAGTTGGATTTTCAAACATTAAGTTTTGCTTGAGATGTGGTTTAACAGTCTCCCTCCCTGGAAGTAAAATGGAGTCAGACATCTAGAGGTCGTTACCTTTCTGTTCCTCTCCAGATGCTTCCTTATAGCAACAGCCTTCTTGATGAGGTGGTACAGATCCTCAGGCAGGTCAGGGGCCAGGCCCTTGGACTTGAGGATCCTCAGGATCTTGTTTCCAGTGACAAAGCGCACCTGGGCAACACCATGAGAGTCCCTAAGGatcacacctggagagagaataGTATCAGCCTTTTCTAATTTACATCTCCTGGTAGCTTCCCCTCTGTGGTTTGTACTTTGTGTGGGGGTCAGCCAAACTCAAAATGGTTTGGTTGTAGAAAAACACAGGACAATCCTTTCAATTTTTGTTCTAAACGGATGAAGAGGAAAATAATGTGAGTAACAATATGCATTGGACTAAAACTGGGTAAATAATCTTGAGTGATAATGTTGAACCTTGAATTCACTTTCAATGGCACATCAGCTTCAGGGAAAGGCGACAAGGTACATGTTGATTTTAGCACACCTGACAAAATCATACCATTCATTTGATATGGCCTTTGGGTTAGGGTGCATAAGTCATTGTCTTCTCAGTTCATAATGTGGCAATCTTATGGAAAGAGCTGGACTTCATACAAATTAACAAGGTCCTTACCAatctgagagggagaaagacccTTCTTGGCGAGCTTGAAGATCTGCTCTTTGACGTCATCAGATGTAACCTTCAGCCACTGTAGAACAACATTTCAGAGGTTGAGAGACTGATGATGTCCCCTTTGTCCACTGAGCCTTCTACTCACAGGAGTGATCCTTTGTAGTTTAAGTTAGGTATTTAGCTAGACTCAGCAATATGACATGTACATTCCAGTGAAAGTTGTATCAATGATGATATAATGGCAAACCATGTAGCCACATTACTAGGTTGACCAGATTCATTAACATATTTTACAAAACAGCTAGCAAGATGCCAGTTGACCATCTAAAAGTTTAATGACCAACTACATACTTACGGTGGGCACACTGCGCCTGTAGGGTAGTGCAGACTGGGACAGGCCCTTGCTGAAATAGAAGGAAAGTAGCTGTAAGTCAGTAGCTAGTTAAATCATGACAAATAGCCACGCCTGGACTTGAGATAATGCatttaaactagctagctagttatttagCTAGTGTCATACTGTAActagctacactatatatacacacaaaagtatgtagacatcccttcaaattagtggattttttttatttttataaaacacCCCTCCATTGGACCGAAGCAGTAGAGAGAAACGCATTCTCTCGAGTGATCAAGACTTTAAAAAAGGGTAAAAATATTAGAACATTTAAaacagtttgggaaggcccttcactgtttcagcatgacaatactgccttgcacaaagcgaggtccatacagaaatggtttgtcgaggtgTGTAGAATAAATTGACTGGCTTGCCTGCACAGAGACCTGACcgcaactccatcgaacacctttgagatgaattgcaacgccgactgcgagccaggactaatagcccaacctcactaatactcttgtggctgaattaaAGCAAGTCATCGCAGCAATGTAAAAACAtcgagtggaaagccttcccagaaaagtatGCTTTTATAGCAAAGAGGGGGGACCAATTTCATATTAAAttaccatgattttggaatgagtgtccacatactttgtcatgtagtgtacctaCCTAGCATTAGGTAGAAGCTATGGCTAACTAGCCTACACTACGCTAACATTAGCACTGGAATGGGCAAATAATGTTCTGGTTTAGACCGATTTCATGGAAGACTAAATACAATCTTGATCGGGGGGATGTATTGTTACCGTTCCAATGTGCGCGCATATGCGACTAAAAACCCATATAATTATGTTAATGAATAAGCCGTCGGCTAACATGGCAGGAGTGTGTGCGCGGCCATCATGTCACTGTGTCGGTTGCGGCAGAACGCTagttgttagccagctagctagaaaTCATTATAGTTGACATTTAACCAAATTTGTCAAAAAAAATATGTTGGGGTTGACAAGGTAATGTAAAAAGTTCCAGCTACGGATAACAAAAACCAATATGCTTATTATTTCCGAATGAAACACATGCTTACCCAGGAGCGTGCATGCGACCCATGATGGCGTTCTAAGcgaaaagaaagagggagaaaatgTACGGCTTTTCGGAAGTAAAACTTTGAATCGGAAATGACGTGTCCTGAAGAAAGATTATTTGTTGTATGTGTGATCTTTTTACAGTCTATCTATGGTAGGACTCATTTAAATTGTGTTTCATATCGACCACGGCATGGATGACTTTTATGTTATGAAATGTAAAATAGCATCAGATGGTTTAaatcagggctgcccaaccctcttcctggagatctaccatcttgtgggttttcagtcctACCCTAAAACACACCTTATTCTATTAATGACCTGTTCAACAAGACTTGCTGAATCAGATACGCTACATTAGGGTTGGACGAAAACCTACaagacagtagatctccaggaagacgGTTGGGCAGCCCTGGTTTAGATCCTTTCTATCATTGCCAAGCCTATCGCTGACCTTTTTAACATGCATCTTCTCTCTGGGGAGGTtaccattgcttggaaggcagccacggtgcatcctttatttaaagggggagatcaatctGATCCTATCTGTTATAGGCCAAttttattttgccctgtttatcaaaagtgttggaaaaacttgtcataatcaactgactgactttcttgatgtctattgtattatctctggtatgcaatccggtttcctcTCAGGTAATGactgtgtcactgcaaccttaaaggtcctaaattatgtcaccattgcccttgattctaagcaatgttgtgctgcgatttttattgacttggccaaagcttttgatacagtagaccattccattcttgtgggccggccaagttgtaatggtgtctgatgagactttggcctggtttgctaactaccacTCTCAAATAGCAAATGTTCTGACTGTATACACTGcactgtctcagccactgcctgtcaccaagggagtaccccaaggctcgatcctaggcctcacgctcttctcaatttacatccacaatatagctcaggcagtaggaagctttgtaatccatttatatgcagatgatacagtcttatactcagctggcccctctccGGATGTTGTGTTAAACAATctacaacaagctttctctgcccttaaccttgttctgaacacctctaaaacaaaggtcatgtggtttggtaagaagaatgcccctctccccacttgtgtgattactacctctgagggtttaaagcttgaggtagtcacctgatataagtacttgggagtatggctagacggtacactgtccttctctcagcacacatcaaagctgcaggctaaggttaaatctagacttggtttcctctatcataatcgctcctctttcaccaccgctgccaaactaaccctgattcagatgaccatcctacccatgctagattacggagatgcaatttatagatcggcagataAGGGTcctctcgagtggctagatgttctttaccattcggccattggatttgccaccaatgttccttataggacacattactgcactctatactcttctgtaaactggtcatctctgtatacccgtcgcaagaccctctgattgatgcttatttataaaaccctcttaggcctcactcctcccatctgagatacctactACAGCCATCATCCTCCACATTCAGAATGGGTGTTGtaagtcacattctgttaaaggtccccaaagcacacacatccctgggtcactcctcttttcagttcgctgtagctagcgactggaacaagctgcaaaaaacactcaaactggacagttttatcaccatctcttcattcaaagactcaatcgtggacactcttactgacagttgtggctggttcacatgatgtattgttatctCTATCATattgcctttgtgctgttgtctgtgcccaataatgttcgtACCACATTTTGTGCtgcaaccatgttgtgttgctaccatgctgtgttgttgacttaggtctctatgtagtgttgtggtttctctcttgtcatgatgtgtgttttgtcctatatttttaatcccagcccccatcacCACagtaggccttttgccttttggtaggccgtcattgtaaataagaatttgttcttatgtAGCCTGGCGAAAGTAAACCCAGCACAGGACACAAACTAATTTGGGGTTGTTTGTTCTGTCGAAGCTTAAATTTAAAATAGGATAATGTAGAAGGGATATCACCACAAGGTGAAGTCACCATAAAGTAAAGTTCAGTCTAAACCACAATCAAGTGAAATAAATATGTTAGTAAAGTGCATAAAAACAATCTGAGTACAATAAGTACAAAGTGAAATGCATAAACGGTAGTGGCTCTGCTTTTAGCACACTGTCCACATGATACCCTTACCCCACATGGAACAGTAGATCCTCATCTCACCCATACAGCAGCTTCAAATAATGTTATCATCAACCACAACATGGTTCTGAGAGCACTGGTATTCAGCTAGCAAGAAGCTAACATCCTCATGTCAATCCATCTAAAGTAACCTTGAACCCACAATGGATTTCAACAGCTCTCCAGTATAATTGCTTGCTCTCACTCTTACACACTGCGCATGAGCAATCACATAACCGCTTGCACACTATTTATGGATCTCTTAAAGGGACAGTGCCATCTAGTGAATATAAATTAATACAGCTATGAGCTTTTACCACCTGGCTacacttaactgacttgcctagttaataaaggttaaattaaataaaaattgtgtctgtgtttatttttTCTTCTGTGGTTGTTTATGTGACATGTTTGGTTTTCAAGCAAACGTCCCCAGCGGTTGTCCCTATAAAATGAAGAGTATTGTAATAGTTAGTAAAGCTTGTAATCTATATTTTTTGCTACTTTCCGTATCATTAAACCAGTTATAGTCTGACACTTGACCATGGACTGAATATTTGACCGAATCTTCTGACTATAATGAGCATAATGTAAGGAAAACACTAAACGTATCATACATGTGAAATAGACACAGATGCTGACATGTAAAATGTTTAGATTTTATAATAATGTTCTGTTTTAGGACATCAATCATTTCCTGAGCATTTTAAGGAAATCCCAGTAGGGAAAATAGCATCTTCAGAATGGAGCATAATGTAAGGAAAACCCTAAATGTATCATACATGTGAAATAGACAAAAATGCTGACATGTAAAATATTTAGATTTTATTAAAAAAACTCTGTTTTAGGACATCAATCATTTCCTGAGCATTTTAATGAAATCCCAGTAGGGAAAATAGCATCTTCAGAATCCTCCTGTAAAGggaacagaaaacatagaatttaCAAGAGATAATTAAAACAAGTTTGAACCTTTGTGACTTTGATTGTGCAGAGTGACCATTTTACCTGCTCATGCTCCTCCACCTTAGTCTTCTTTGTAGTAACAGCCTTCTTCTTCACCAGGCAACAAAGACCTCTCAGTCTTCTCCAGAA from Salvelinus fontinalis isolate EN_2023a chromosome 35, ASM2944872v1, whole genome shotgun sequence harbors:
- the LOC129834606 gene encoding 40S ribosomal protein S13-like; the protein is MGRMHAPGKGLSQSALPYRRSVPTWLKVTSDDVKEQIFKLAKKGLSPSQIGVILRDSHGVAQVRFVTGNKILRILKSKGLAPDLPEDLYHLIKKAVAIRKHLERNRKDKDAKFRLILTESRIHRLARYYKTKRVLAPNWKYESSTASALVA